A single window of Vibrio stylophorae DNA harbors:
- the fusA gene encoding elongation factor G, protein MTDLSKYRNIGIFAHVDAGKTTTTERILKLTGKIHKIGDTHDGSTTTDFMEQEAERGITIQSAAVSCFWNDHRLNVIDTPGHVDFTVEVYRSLKVLDGGIGVFCGSGGVEPQSETNWRYANESEVSRLIFVNKLDRMGADFFNVVDQVKKVLGATPLVMTLPIGREEDFVGVVDVLTRKAFIWDDTGLPENYTVTDVPADMVDDVEAYREEMIETAVEQDDDLMEAYMEGEEPSIEDIKRCIRKGTRDLAFFPTYCGSAYKNKGIQLVLDAVVDYLPAPTEVDPQPLTDPETGEPTGEVATVSADEPLRALAFKIMDDRFGALTFVRIYSGKIAKGDTILNSATGKTERVGRMVEMQANDRNELTSAQAGDIIAIVGMKNVQTGHTLCDPKHECTLEAMIFPTPVISIAVAPKDKGGSEKMGIAIGKMVAEDPSFQVETDEETGETILKGMGELHLDIKVDILKRTYGVDLIVGKPQVAYRETITKPVEDSYTHKKQSGGSGQFGKIDYRIKPGEQGTGFKFVSTVVGGNVPKEFWPAIEKGFEGMMNTGPLAGFPVLDVEVELYDGGFHAVDSSAIAFEIAAKGAFRQSMPKAGPQLLEPIMHVDVFTPEDHVGDVIGDLNRRRGMIKDQQAGLTGVRIKGDVPLSEMFGYIGTLRTMTSGRGQFSMEFAHYAPCPANVAEAVIAEQKEKNAKK, encoded by the coding sequence ATGACCGATTTATCAAAATACAGAAACATTGGTATTTTCGCCCACGTTGATGCGGGTAAAACCACAACAACTGAGCGTATCCTTAAGCTAACTGGTAAAATCCACAAGATCGGTGACACACACGATGGCTCAACGACTACTGACTTCATGGAGCAGGAAGCTGAGCGTGGTATTACAATCCAGTCTGCAGCCGTTAGCTGTTTCTGGAACGATCACCGCCTAAACGTTATCGATACTCCAGGACACGTAGACTTCACCGTTGAAGTATACCGTTCACTTAAAGTTCTTGATGGCGGTATCGGTGTATTCTGTGGTTCTGGCGGTGTTGAGCCTCAGTCAGAAACCAACTGGCGTTATGCGAACGAATCAGAAGTATCTCGTCTGATCTTCGTTAACAAACTAGACCGTATGGGCGCAGACTTCTTCAACGTTGTTGATCAAGTGAAAAAAGTTCTTGGTGCTACGCCACTAGTAATGACTCTACCAATCGGCCGCGAAGAAGACTTCGTTGGTGTTGTAGACGTTCTTACTCGTAAAGCATTCATCTGGGATGACACTGGCCTACCAGAAAACTACACCGTGACTGACGTTCCAGCAGACATGGTTGATGATGTTGAAGCATACCGTGAAGAGATGATCGAAACTGCTGTTGAGCAAGACGATGATCTAATGGAAGCTTACATGGAAGGTGAAGAGCCTTCTATCGAAGACATCAAGCGTTGTATCCGTAAAGGTACTCGTGACCTAGCGTTCTTCCCAACTTACTGTGGTTCTGCGTACAAAAACAAAGGTATCCAGCTTGTTCTAGATGCAGTTGTTGACTACCTACCAGCACCAACTGAAGTTGATCCACAGCCTTTGACTGATCCAGAAACTGGTGAGCCAACTGGCGAAGTTGCAACTGTATCTGCTGATGAGCCACTACGTGCTCTTGCGTTCAAGATCATGGACGACCGTTTCGGCGCCCTAACCTTCGTACGTATCTACTCAGGTAAAATTGCTAAGGGTGACACCATCCTTAACTCTGCAACTGGTAAGACTGAGCGTGTTGGCCGTATGGTTGAGATGCAAGCAAATGACCGTAATGAACTAACTTCTGCACAAGCGGGCGACATCATCGCAATCGTTGGTATGAAGAACGTTCAGACTGGTCACACACTATGTGATCCTAAGCACGAGTGTACGCTTGAAGCGATGATCTTCCCTACTCCAGTTATCTCTATCGCTGTTGCTCCTAAGGACAAAGGCGGTTCTGAGAAAATGGGTATTGCGATCGGTAAAATGGTTGCAGAAGATCCATCTTTCCAAGTTGAAACTGACGAAGAAACTGGCGAAACCATCCTTAAAGGTATGGGTGAACTTCACCTAGATATCAAAGTTGATATCTTGAAGCGTACTTACGGCGTTGACCTAATCGTAGGTAAACCACAAGTTGCTTACCGTGAAACCATCACTAAGCCTGTTGAAGATAGCTACACGCATAAGAAACAGTCTGGTGGTTCTGGTCAGTTCGGTAAGATCGACTACCGCATCAAACCTGGCGAGCAAGGTACTGGCTTCAAGTTCGTTTCTACCGTTGTTGGTGGTAACGTTCCTAAAGAATTCTGGCCTGCAATCGAGAAAGGCTTCGAAGGCATGATGAACACTGGTCCTCTAGCAGGCTTCCCAGTGCTTGACGTTGAAGTTGAACTATACGACGGTGGTTTCCACGCAGTTGACTCATCTGCAATCGCATTTGAAATCGCAGCGAAAGGCGCATTCCGTCAATCTATGCCTAAAGCAGGTCCTCAACTTCTTGAGCCAATCATGCACGTAGACGTATTCACTCCAGAAGATCACGTTGGTGATGTTATTGGTGACTTGAACCGTCGTCGCGGTATGATCAAAGACCAACAAGCAGGTCTAACTGGCGTACGTATCAAGGGTGATGTTCCACTTTCTGAAATGTTCGGCTACATCGGTACCCTACGAACTATGACTTCTGGTCGTGGTCAGTTCTCTATGGAGTTCGCACACTACGCACCATGTCCTGCAAACGTAGCAGAAGCTGTAATTGCAGAGCAAAAAGAGAAAAACGCGAAGAAATAA
- a CDS encoding methyl-accepting chemotaxis protein: protein MRLKNLSVGKKIGGAFAIAGLAVVAMGAFLINETHEIQNSLSLVTEVTMPSIILVKEMETDAATIRKDQFSLIPNLNSPKMSQWLDDYQKLLANMDSNLEKYKSAMVAGEEEDARLYAAVTNAWQKYQSHQTAFVKAIENKDQFAANQEMLSSVNDYLTLVTAIGKLDDLNTGYAHSDSALAHDRVNRAVMLNLIAIGMILIFMAIVTVILTRGICRPLNEVMKMAGRIADGDLTYQLDLSNMGKDELGLLASSCVAMQDKLREVLYHITGAATQLSAAVEEVSAVSEQTSHGMRIQQDQINMIATAMEQMQSTVHEVASNTEEASNAAMAATENANRGIHVVQENIDSIQRVAQVMENTGELVNQLEKDSASISMVVDVINGIAEQTNLLALNAAIEAARAGEQGRGFAVVADEVRTLAGRTQTSTTEIIKIIEILQARTKEAGTSTQRSCEMIQECVTQAHSSGQEIHSIEQGVSQIASMSMQIASACSEQNSVTEELSRNAETINQSSLEVAEGAGQTAQACMSLAQLASELQNNVSRFRLA, encoded by the coding sequence ATGAGACTAAAAAATCTATCCGTCGGTAAAAAAATTGGCGGGGCATTTGCGATTGCAGGTTTAGCGGTAGTCGCAATGGGTGCCTTTTTAATTAATGAAACGCACGAAATTCAAAACAGCTTATCATTGGTGACTGAAGTCACTATGCCAAGCATCATTCTTGTTAAAGAGATGGAAACTGACGCTGCGACCATTCGTAAAGATCAGTTCTCACTTATCCCCAATTTAAACAGCCCTAAAATGTCACAGTGGCTTGATGACTATCAAAAGCTACTGGCGAACATGGACTCCAACCTAGAAAAATATAAATCAGCCATGGTGGCCGGCGAAGAAGAGGATGCACGCCTCTATGCTGCAGTGACCAATGCTTGGCAAAAATACCAATCCCACCAAACTGCTTTTGTAAAAGCGATTGAGAATAAAGATCAATTCGCAGCCAACCAAGAGATGCTCTCTAGCGTTAATGACTATCTCACTCTTGTTACTGCCATTGGTAAACTCGATGACCTCAACACTGGCTACGCGCATAGCGATAGCGCGCTTGCACATGATCGCGTGAATCGCGCTGTGATGCTTAATCTCATCGCCATTGGCATGATTTTAATATTTATGGCGATCGTGACGGTGATCTTGACGCGCGGTATTTGCCGTCCACTGAATGAAGTGATGAAAATGGCCGGTCGCATTGCAGATGGTGATTTAACCTATCAACTTGATTTATCGAATATGGGCAAAGATGAATTGGGTCTGTTGGCATCATCTTGCGTAGCGATGCAAGATAAATTGCGTGAAGTGCTTTACCACATCACCGGCGCTGCAACGCAGCTAAGCGCGGCGGTTGAAGAGGTGAGTGCGGTTTCTGAGCAAACCTCGCATGGCATGCGTATTCAACAAGATCAAATCAATATGATCGCCACTGCCATGGAGCAGATGCAATCAACGGTGCATGAGGTTGCCAGCAATACAGAAGAAGCATCCAATGCAGCGATGGCAGCAACTGAAAATGCCAATCGTGGTATCCATGTGGTTCAAGAGAATATCGATAGCATTCAACGTGTTGCGCAAGTAATGGAAAATACGGGTGAGCTTGTTAATCAACTTGAGAAAGATTCAGCCAGCATTAGTATGGTTGTTGATGTGATCAATGGCATTGCAGAGCAAACTAACTTGCTTGCACTGAACGCGGCGATTGAAGCGGCGCGTGCGGGTGAGCAAGGTCGTGGTTTTGCGGTGGTTGCTGATGAAGTGCGCACCCTTGCAGGTCGTACACAAACATCGACTACAGAAATTATTAAGATTATTGAGATCCTACAAGCACGTACGAAAGAAGCGGGCACCTCAACGCAGCGCAGCTGTGAGATGATCCAAGAGTGTGTGACGCAAGCGCATAGCTCAGGACAAGAGATCCACAGCATTGAGCAAGGTGTTTCTCAAATCGCCAGCATGAGTATGCAAATTGCGAGCGCATGTAGCGAGCAAAATTCAGTGACAGAAGAGCTCAGCCGCAACGCTGAAACCATCAACCAATCTTCACTTGAAGTGGCTGAAGGTGCAGGGCAAACAGCGCAAGCTTGTATGTCTTTGGCACAGCTTGCCAGCGAGCTACAAAATAATGTGAGTCGCTTTCGACTTGCATAA
- a CDS encoding DNA mismatch repair protein gives MAFSIQRIPVWLFILLGLLLNIVAILISSVILEQYNQRNQRLHEQQTEYLDHISQAWRKVENLERKREWTWLMMQRLAANQDAKVTPTLIAQLQPWLNQPLNNISYQSLFQLIDQDQQQLREKIDTAYIETLTIKQRLQTNSQNAAYLHHLALFLQILGLTLLLARDLLGHRHDQKSR, from the coding sequence ATGGCATTTTCAATTCAACGCATTCCCGTCTGGTTATTTATCTTGCTGGGTCTTCTTTTGAATATTGTGGCCATCTTGATTTCTAGCGTGATTCTCGAACAATACAATCAGCGAAATCAACGGCTACATGAGCAGCAAACAGAGTATCTCGACCATATCAGTCAAGCTTGGCGAAAAGTCGAAAATTTAGAGCGAAAACGCGAATGGACATGGCTCATGATGCAGCGCTTAGCGGCCAATCAAGATGCGAAAGTCACACCTACACTTATTGCGCAGCTTCAACCTTGGCTCAATCAGCCCCTCAATAACATCAGTTATCAATCTCTATTTCAGTTGATTGACCAAGACCAGCAACAGCTGAGAGAAAAAATCGATACCGCTTATATCGAGACCCTTACAATTAAGCAGCGACTTCAAACAAACAGCCAGAATGCGGCCTATCTTCATCACCTTGCGCTTTTTTTGCAGATACTAGGGCTCACCCTATTGTTAGCGCGAGATCTATTAGGCCATCGGCATGATCAAAAAAGCCGGTGA